A section of the Myxocyprinus asiaticus isolate MX2 ecotype Aquarium Trade chromosome 40, UBuf_Myxa_2, whole genome shotgun sequence genome encodes:
- the LOC127430447 gene encoding PLAC8-like protein 1, which yields MRMNSSGGQEVEQNATGSEKVELPVLTQPGLGMTTTTVTTISQTGGDWSTGLFDVCGDTSTFLMGAFVPCCLDLSVAHQYGECMCLPLLPGSTFAMRVGIRERFKIRGSVCEDWTTVYCCYPLALCQMIREMKKRLKTQIYTVSTVLESS from the exons ATGAGAATGAACTCGTCAGGTGGTCAAGAAGTTGAACAGAATGCAACAGGAAGTGAGAAGGTGGAACTTCCTGTGTTGACTCAACCTGGCCTCGGGATGACCACGACAACAGTGACCACAATCAGTCAGACTGGTGGAGACTGGAGCACAGGGCTGTTTGACGTGTGTGGTGACACCAGCACAT TTCTGATGGGTGCGTTTGTGCCGTGCTGTTTGGACCTGAGTGTGGCTCATCAGTATGGAGAATGCATGTGTCTGCCGCTGCTGCCCGGATCTACATTTGCCATGAGAGTGGGCATCCGAGAGCGCTTTAAGATCAGG ggcAGTGTGTGTGAGGACTGGACTACGGTATATTGCTGCTACCCTCTGGCCCTCTGTCAGATGATCAGAGAGATGAAGAAGAGGCTGAAGACGCAGATCTACACTGTTTCCACAGTGCTGGAGAGCTCATGA